A stretch of the Medicago truncatula cultivar Jemalong A17 chromosome 5, MtrunA17r5.0-ANR, whole genome shotgun sequence genome encodes the following:
- the LOC112422070 gene encoding proline-rich receptor-like protein kinase PERK10, with translation MDHNNSPPPQQTSSEQQSLPPNNSPLPQSPTHLPTSQHQPSPATMSQHQPSPAATSQHQPSPATMSQHQPSPAATSQLQQPPGSPLLSPQYSSTQPQPSPENSPLKRKHPLQDPQPSSPKRHLSIQEPPPGSSQSQGQIISITAAYISSSSSDPLPVSSDNSLNSSDPSPVASSDPSPVSSGSPPDTLESSASNNPSVTPSP, from the coding sequence ATGGATCATAACAACTCTCCACCGCCACAACAAACTTCATCTGAACAACAATCACTGCCACCAAACAACTCTCCACTGCCACAATCACCGACGCACTTACCTACGTCTCAGCATCAACCATCACCAGCCACCATGTCGCAGCATCAACCATCACCAGCCGCCACGTCGCAGCATCAACCATCACCAGCCACCATGTCGCAGCATCAACCATCACCAGCCGCCACGTCGCAGCTGCAACAACCACCTGGCTCTCCTTTGCTATCACCCCAATACTCTTCAACACAGCCACAACCATCACCTGAAAACTCTCCACTAAAGCGAAAACATCCACTCCAAGATCCTCAGCCATCATCACCAAAGCGACATCTTTCAATCCAAGAACCACCGCCAGGAAGTTCACAGTCACAAGGACAAATCATCAGCATCACCGCCGCATACATTTCATCGAGCTCATCAGACCCTTTACCGGTCTCATCAGACAATTCATTGAACTCCTCAGACCCTTCACCCGTCGCGTCATCAGACCCTTCACCCGTCTCATCGGGATCTCCACCGGATACATTAGAATCATCAGCAAGTAATAATCCCTCTGTTACTCCGTCACCATGA